Proteins from a genomic interval of Clostridium cochlearium:
- the tnpC gene encoding IS66 family transposase, with translation MSHEFLTNELDENTKALIEKMENEINEKDKELSSKDEEIRKLKNELEFLKGVISNRNRKIFGASSEQVDVNQLSFFNEAEKHSDSKVEEPTLEEITYKRAKKSNYTGKKDNLANLERVVVEHKLEGEDLNCRECGKKLTPIGVKSRKEIVKYIPAKLIIEDHVIYSYACKTCERATGESKIISPEAPKTIFYNSMASNELIAHTLILKYQHAMPLYRQETYFDMMGATLSRQTLCNWTMSAADALEPIYNHMKKELLSRNYIHADETTLKVINDNGKDSKSKKYMWLYMSNTNSKPVILYDYQSTRSSSCPKNFLGDFKGFLQTDGYTGYNSVSGATRVYCLAHIRRYFHNIIVDLDEEALKNSRAIIGFNYCEQIYKLEKELRESYSNDENYYDIRFKIRTEKLAPIIDNFIDYVEREIKDALPRSPLGKALEYAKKHLPGLKNVLLDGSLEVDNNAAERAIKPFVIGRKNFLFANTAKGATASSNIYSIVETAKANNLVVERYLVYLFDNLSKIDIYDSESLENLMPWNDKIPENMKIKDKK, from the coding sequence ATGAGTCACGAATTTTTAACTAATGAGCTTGATGAAAATACAAAAGCATTAATTGAAAAAATGGAAAATGAAATTAATGAAAAAGATAAAGAATTAAGCTCAAAAGATGAAGAAATAAGAAAACTTAAAAATGAATTAGAATTCTTAAAAGGTGTTATATCTAATAGAAATAGAAAGATATTTGGAGCATCCAGTGAACAAGTAGATGTTAATCAATTATCTTTTTTTAACGAGGCTGAAAAACATAGTGATTCAAAGGTAGAAGAACCTACTTTAGAGGAAATTACATATAAAAGAGCTAAGAAAAGCAATTATACTGGAAAGAAAGATAATTTAGCTAATTTGGAAAGAGTTGTTGTTGAACATAAATTAGAAGGTGAGGATCTTAACTGCAGAGAATGTGGTAAAAAGCTTACTCCTATCGGAGTTAAATCTAGAAAAGAGATTGTTAAATACATTCCTGCTAAATTAATAATTGAGGATCATGTTATTTATAGCTACGCTTGTAAAACATGCGAAAGAGCCACTGGTGAAAGTAAAATAATTTCACCAGAAGCCCCTAAAACAATTTTTTATAATAGCATGGCCTCAAATGAGTTAATTGCACATACTCTAATACTTAAATATCAACATGCAATGCCACTATATAGGCAAGAAACTTACTTTGATATGATGGGAGCTACTCTTTCAAGGCAAACTCTATGCAATTGGACTATGTCTGCAGCAGATGCTTTAGAGCCGATATATAACCATATGAAAAAAGAATTGCTTAGCCGTAATTACATTCATGCTGATGAAACTACTCTTAAAGTAATTAATGATAATGGCAAAGATTCTAAATCTAAAAAGTACATGTGGTTATATATGAGTAATACTAACTCTAAGCCTGTGATCTTATATGATTACCAAAGCACTAGATCAAGCTCTTGCCCTAAAAATTTCTTAGGAGATTTTAAAGGTTTTCTCCAAACGGATGGATATACTGGATACAATTCCGTTAGCGGAGCTACAAGAGTATATTGCTTGGCTCACATAAGAAGATATTTTCATAATATAATAGTAGATTTAGATGAAGAAGCCCTAAAAAATTCTAGAGCAATAATAGGGTTTAATTATTGTGAGCAAATTTATAAACTTGAAAAAGAACTTAGAGAATCTTATTCAAATGATGAAAATTATTATGATATTAGATTTAAAATAAGAACTGAGAAACTAGCTCCAATTATAGATAACTTTATTGATTATGTTGAAAGAGAAATAAAAGATGCTCTTCCAAGAAGTCCGTTAGGTAAGGCACTTGAGTATGCTAAAAAGCATTTACCAGGATTAAAAAATGTATTATTAGATGGTTCTCTAGAAGTTGATAATAATGCTGCGGAAAGAGCAATTAAGCCTTTCGTTATAGGAAGAAAAAATTTCTTATTTGCTAACACTGCTAAGGGTGCAACTGCAAGTAGCAATATTTATAGTATTGTTGAAACTGCCAAGGCTAATAATTTAGTTGTAGAAAGGTACTTAGTCTATCTATTTGATAATCTATCAAAGATAGATATATACGATAGCGAAAGCTTAGAGAATCTTATGCCTTGGAATGATAAGATTCCTGAAAATATGAAAATTAAAGATAAAAAATAA
- the tnpB gene encoding IS66 family insertion sequence element accessory protein TnpB (TnpB, as the term is used for proteins encoded by IS66 family insertion elements, is considered an accessory protein, since TnpC, encoded by a neighboring gene, is a DDE family transposase.) has protein sequence MLNIDKVEKVYLACGYTDLRKSIDGLVMIVQNQFKLDPFDKALFVFCNKKMDKLKILHFDEGFWLYYHRLEANRFKWPATAADALKINIDELRWLLKGYEVRTKSKFKPVKASNYY, from the coding sequence ATGTTAAATATAGATAAGGTAGAAAAAGTCTATCTTGCCTGCGGTTATACGGATTTAAGAAAAAGTATTGATGGTTTAGTTATGATAGTGCAAAACCAATTTAAGTTAGATCCTTTTGATAAAGCACTATTTGTTTTTTGCAACAAGAAAATGGATAAATTAAAAATTCTTCACTTTGACGAAGGTTTTTGGCTATATTATCACCGTTTAGAAGCTAATCGCTTCAAATGGCCAGCGACAGCTGCCGATGCATTAAAGATTAATATTGATGAATTACGTTGGCTTTTAAAAGGCTATGAAGTAAGAACAAAATCTAAATTTAAACCTGTAAAAGCAAGTAACTATTATTAA
- the tnpA gene encoding IS66 family insertion sequence element accessory protein TnpA has protein sequence MYKKLDNDAWEEYLNKFNSVKDTITVKDFCAENNLNKSQFYYHKKRVEKAIESKEPVFQPISLNSKVDNTKENKSTLKEVKINVGNANILIPVSEATLITAIIKELILKC, from the coding sequence ATGTATAAAAAATTAGATAATGATGCTTGGGAGGAATATTTAAATAAATTTAACTCTGTTAAAGATACAATAACAGTGAAAGATTTCTGTGCTGAGAATAACCTTAATAAGAGTCAATTTTATTACCATAAAAAAAGAGTAGAAAAGGCAATTGAAAGTAAAGAACCTGTTTTTCAGCCTATTTCTTTGAATAGTAAAGTTGATAATACTAAAGAAAATAAATCTACATTAAAAGAAGTAAAAATTAATGTAGGCAATGCTAATATCCTTATTCCTGTTAGCGAAGCTACTTTAATAACAGCAATAATTAAGGAGTTAATTCTAAAATGTTAA
- a CDS encoding AAA family ATPase, which yields MSIESVELRNFTVFKKLKVNFSKGINVIMGENGTGKTQLLKAIYAAIQISKSKNIDDISKYFKSVNINNSFFVKQLKPLFLEVKASNIDNKSDKRYLMGKLESNINEISSTFGSNDECSYEISYPSQEINCTFIPAKDMLTHSKGFVSMADKFNEFPFDKTLIDIIKIAGQWQLKEPPKIALKVLPILEKMMDGKVVIENEEFYVKKNDGNMVNFSVEAEGLKKIGLLWQLLMNENITENSILLWDEPEANINPKFIPDLVEILIELQKNGVQIFLTTHDYIFAKYFEVKRSENDEIMYYSLYKTTDGVKCENNINFGDLKNNTIMDTFIQLYKDEVERAMG from the coding sequence GTGAGTATTGAAAGTGTTGAATTAAGAAATTTTACTGTTTTTAAAAAACTTAAAGTCAATTTTTCAAAAGGTATAAATGTAATAATGGGGGAAAATGGGACAGGGAAAACACAATTACTTAAAGCAATTTATGCAGCTATTCAAATTTCTAAAAGCAAAAACATAGATGATATTTCAAAATATTTTAAATCTGTTAATATTAATAATAGTTTTTTTGTTAAGCAACTTAAACCATTATTTTTAGAGGTGAAAGCTTCAAATATTGATAATAAATCAGATAAACGATATTTAATGGGGAAATTAGAGTCTAATATTAATGAAATAAGTTCAACATTTGGGAGTAATGATGAATGTTCATATGAAATATCATATCCATCACAAGAAATCAATTGTACATTCATTCCAGCAAAAGATATGCTTACACATTCAAAAGGTTTTGTGTCAATGGCTGATAAATTTAATGAATTTCCATTTGACAAAACATTGATTGATATTATAAAAATAGCTGGTCAGTGGCAATTAAAAGAGCCTCCGAAGATTGCATTAAAGGTATTACCAATTCTTGAAAAGATGATGGATGGTAAAGTGGTTATTGAGAATGAAGAATTTTATGTGAAAAAAAATGATGGCAATATGGTTAATTTTTCAGTTGAAGCAGAGGGATTAAAGAAAATAGGTTTGCTATGGCAGCTTTTAATGAATGAAAATATAACGGAAAATAGTATTCTTCTATGGGATGAGCCAGAAGCTAATATTAATCCTAAATTTATTCCGGATTTAGTAGAAATATTAATTGAACTACAGAAAAATGGAGTTCAAATTTTTCTAACTACGCATGATTACATTTTTGCAAAATATTTTGAAGTTAAACGTTCTGAAAATGATGAAATTATGTATTACTCATTATATAAAACTACTGATGGTGTAAAATGTGAAAATAATATTAATTTTGGAGATTTAAAAAACAATACAATTATGGATACATTTATTCAATTGTACAAAGATGAAGTTGAGAGGGCTATGGGATAA
- a CDS encoding restriction endonuclease subunit S has translation MKDNKSLEGWKEVILDDIYEIKQGKHLSLNNLLNEGYAVYGANGRVGYYNDYMYKDPTLLITCRGATCGSINLTEPKSWVTGNSIALIPKEKIDVNFMRCLLTYTSFNDVISGSAQPQIIATTLRKKKIAIPSLETQKKIAEVLEKAEKVIEKRKETIKLLDELVKSRFIEMFGDPVTNSKGWNVEVLEKYIDVIGGYAFKSTEFINEGIPVLKIGNINAGYFKSTNLMFWKRDEKLNKYLIKPKDLVISLTGTVGKDDYGNVCIMSDEYEEYYLNQRNAKLEIKSKSLLNKYYLTYLLKVPEVKKRLTGINRGVRQANIANKDILNLEVPLPPIELQNQFADFVNEVDKLKFEMEKSLKELENNFNSLMQKAFRGELFN, from the coding sequence ATGAAGGATAATAAATCTTTAGAAGGTTGGAAAGAAGTAATTTTAGATGATATATATGAAATAAAACAAGGAAAACATTTAAGTTTAAATAATTTATTAAATGAGGGATATGCAGTATACGGTGCAAATGGTAGAGTTGGATATTATAATGATTATATGTATAAAGATCCTACTTTGTTAATTACATGTAGAGGTGCAACTTGTGGAAGCATAAATCTTACTGAGCCAAAATCTTGGGTTACTGGAAATTCTATAGCATTGATACCTAAGGAAAAAATAGATGTTAATTTTATGAGGTGTTTATTAACTTATACTTCATTTAATGATGTTATTTCAGGTAGTGCTCAACCTCAAATTATAGCAACAACATTAAGAAAGAAGAAGATTGCAATTCCCTCATTAGAAACTCAAAAGAAAATAGCTGAGGTTTTAGAAAAAGCTGAAAAGGTTATAGAAAAGAGAAAAGAAACTATTAAGCTTTTGGATGAATTAGTTAAATCGAGATTTATAGAGATGTTTGGGGATCCAGTTACTAATTCAAAAGGATGGAATGTAGAAGTATTAGAAAAGTATATTGATGTAATAGGTGGATATGCCTTTAAAAGTACTGAATTTATAAATGAAGGTATACCGGTGTTAAAGATAGGAAATATTAATGCGGGTTATTTTAAATCAACTAATTTAATGTTTTGGAAAAGAGATGAGAAACTTAATAAATATTTGATAAAACCAAAAGATTTAGTTATATCACTAACAGGTACTGTCGGTAAAGATGATTATGGTAATGTATGCATAATGAGTGACGAGTATGAAGAATATTATCTAAATCAACGTAATGCAAAGTTAGAAATTAAATCCAAAAGTTTATTGAATAAATATTATTTAACATACTTATTAAAAGTTCCAGAAGTTAAAAAAAGATTAACAGGTATTAATAGAGGTGTGAGACAAGCAAATATTGCTAACAAAGATATTCTAAATCTAGAAGTACCATTACCACCAATAGAACTACAAAATCAATTCGCAGACTTTGTTAATGAGGTCGATAAATTGAAATTTGAAATGGAGAAGAGTTTAAAAGAATTAGAAAATAACTTTAATTCATTGATGCAAAAGGCTTTTAGGGGAGAATTATTTAATTAA
- a CDS encoding type I restriction-modification system subunit M, producing MLNADIKSKIDKLWNNFWSGGISNPLTVIEQISYLLFIKRLDDIDNANEKKANRMGRAYTSIFPEELMKWSEFKHLDVNEMFELVSQKVFPFIKSMGGEESSFTAEMKDAVFMIPKPSLLQESVRLIDGINMDDADTKGDLYEYLLSKLATSGVNGQFRTPRHIIRMMVELMDPSSEDKICDPACGTAGFLISSLEYILEKYTRPESVFTDEEGNLYNKIGDMMTSEEWKYFKTEMFYGFDFDPSMVRIASMNLMLHSIDNPNVRQMDSLSKRYEEENKYTLVLANPPFKGSVDKGDINPTLVKGAKTTKTELLYMKLINRILDLGGRCAVIVPDGVLFGSTKAHKEIRRTLVEENALEGVISMPSGVFKPYAGVSTAILLFTKGGETNKVWFYDMESDGYSLDDKRNKLDDDGDIPDIIEKWRAVKKDNILEPTKEDKWFWVEKEEIADNEYDLSINKYKEIEYEEVVYEKPEVILDKLEALEKLILEDIAELKGMVK from the coding sequence ATGTTAAATGCAGATATTAAGAGTAAAATTGATAAACTATGGAATAATTTTTGGTCAGGGGGAATATCTAACCCTTTGACTGTAATAGAGCAGATATCATATTTATTATTTATAAAAAGATTAGATGATATAGATAATGCTAATGAAAAAAAAGCTAATAGAATGGGTAGAGCTTATACTTCAATTTTCCCAGAAGAATTAATGAAGTGGAGTGAATTTAAACATTTAGATGTAAATGAAATGTTCGAATTGGTATCACAAAAGGTCTTTCCATTTATAAAATCTATGGGAGGAGAGGAATCAAGTTTTACAGCAGAGATGAAGGATGCTGTGTTTATGATACCTAAACCATCTCTATTACAAGAATCTGTTAGACTTATAGATGGTATAAATATGGATGATGCAGATACTAAGGGAGATTTATATGAATATCTTTTATCAAAGCTTGCAACATCAGGAGTAAATGGGCAGTTTAGAACTCCAAGACACATAATAAGAATGATGGTTGAACTTATGGATCCATCATCAGAAGATAAAATATGTGATCCTGCATGTGGTACTGCTGGGTTTTTGATTAGTTCATTAGAATATATATTAGAAAAATATACAAGACCTGAAAGTGTATTTACAGATGAAGAAGGAAATCTTTACAACAAAATTGGAGATATGATGACCAGTGAAGAATGGAAATATTTTAAAACTGAAATGTTCTATGGATTTGACTTTGATCCATCCATGGTTAGAATAGCTTCAATGAATCTAATGCTTCACAGCATAGATAATCCAAATGTAAGGCAAATGGATTCATTATCTAAAAGATATGAAGAAGAAAATAAATATACATTAGTGCTAGCAAATCCTCCTTTTAAAGGAAGTGTAGATAAGGGAGATATAAATCCTACATTAGTAAAGGGAGCTAAAACTACTAAAACAGAACTTTTATATATGAAACTTATAAATAGAATATTAGATTTAGGTGGAAGATGTGCTGTAATAGTACCAGATGGAGTACTATTTGGTTCCACAAAAGCCCATAAAGAAATAAGAAGAACATTAGTAGAAGAAAATGCCCTAGAAGGTGTAATATCCATGCCTTCAGGAGTATTTAAACCCTATGCCGGAGTATCAACAGCAATACTTTTATTCACAAAGGGTGGAGAAACAAACAAAGTATGGTTCTATGACATGGAAAGTGATGGATACTCACTAGACGATAAGAGAAATAAACTTGATGATGATGGAGATATTCCAGATATAATAGAAAAGTGGAGAGCAGTAAAAAAAGATAATATCCTAGAGCCAACTAAAGAAGATAAGTGGTTCTGGGTAGAAAAAGAAGAAATAGCAGACAATGAGTATGATCTTTCTATAAATAAATATAAAGAAATAGAGTATGAAGAAGTAGTATACGAAAAGCCAGAAGTTATATTGGACAAGCTTGAAGCTTTAGAAAAGTTAATTTTAGAGGATATAGCTGAGTTAAAGGGAATGGTGAAGTAG